The Microbacterium foliorum genome has a window encoding:
- a CDS encoding TetR/AcrR family transcriptional regulator → MVNNRRGRPSGAPIARRLLLDAAHRHFDAGDLASISSRDLATEVGVSHTLVNYHFGSRNGLIAAAIALRAAPHDVIALSRDDDGRLDLERLAHGVLAVWEHPEHGARLADLARRLVSDSGASETIGDYLQSSVFDPLVDEVGRAHARRMATALIGFLFGRYVIALPIFTRLSTEEAGRLLFSMLR, encoded by the coding sequence ATGGTCAATAACCGGCGCGGACGTCCTTCCGGTGCCCCCATCGCTCGTCGCCTTCTCCTGGATGCGGCGCACCGGCACTTCGACGCGGGTGATCTCGCATCGATCTCCTCGCGAGATCTCGCCACGGAGGTGGGGGTCAGCCATACTCTGGTCAATTATCACTTCGGCTCGAGGAACGGACTGATCGCGGCCGCGATCGCCTTGCGTGCGGCCCCGCACGACGTCATCGCCCTCTCTCGCGACGACGACGGCCGACTCGACCTCGAGCGTCTCGCTCACGGTGTCCTGGCGGTGTGGGAGCACCCCGAGCACGGCGCTCGGCTCGCCGACCTCGCCCGCCGACTGGTCTCGGACTCCGGGGCGTCCGAGACGATCGGCGACTACCTCCAGAGTTCGGTCTTCGACCCGCTCGTCGACGAGGTGGGCCGTGCGCACGCCCGCCGGATGGCCACCGCCCTCATCGGGTTCCTGTTCGGTCGATACGTCATCGCGCTGCCGATCTTCACCCGGCTCTCGACGGAGGAGGCGGGTCGGCTGCTGTTCTCGATGCTCCGCTGA
- a CDS encoding DUF7927 domain-containing protein, with the protein MGASGLLVGGMLVAGGVLSAPPAVAAVNDPISCGQVYALDQSPDANGEHSIYSMNTATGALTRNNTLTYPGLHNALAVDGDAGLFWLATQAVGQSTGYVTSVTATTGAVTNYPVTLTGLPATSGGIVMGAFNAATDIYYYGAVADSTLYIYGFNRATDTAISGIVARVPLGAGNNGDFAFDNAGRLYIVSAGLLLSVNETIPTTGTATGALLTTTSIASPPAGSLGSMAFGGDGLLYLAGIPDGGTDRVRYAVNPSTGATINTMTMTPTTNTVADFGSCASPNVIRVVKDLPGGRVVAGDQFTVSVTGGAISQGNTGTTQGSDSGVQGTPAEVAGPVIGTAGQTYTISEAGVGGTILSNYSSTWTCVDSVSGRRLGQGSGPSGTFVMPNNGFAGSDVLCTFSNAATPPDLAITKTSDVSADARPGDVVTYTVTATNTGTGAYTDANPAVVFDDLSNVIDDGAYGNDAAASRPGTLNYSSPLLSWRGALGVGESVSLTYSVKLGASGNGTVRNVAWQPNDPNTPVTPACDPADAAGNDPVTGEACAAVTVLLPRLTIEKSADRTELPAVGETVTYTLTVRNPGPGAYTTAAPATATDDLSNVLDAADYNDDAAASTGAVTVTNSTLSWSGALAAGAEATITYSVTYTGTGDMNLRNLACVPVEDVAPGTPACDFVQIPGSGLTQWKQVQASATPTVAGTVLTYTLFFKNDGTAAATVDATDHLIHVLDDADIASEPTSANLTAVRTDDEIAITGSVAPGATYTVTYQVVVRADGQRGDSVSTNFLLPTGESPPTDPECDPADPQLPNCTSTPITGISYTKSVAASASPVQSGTELTYTITITNTGATTAAVNRDDDLSDVLDDATLVGTPESDTDSVTLDGPTDGILELRGTLPAGETAEVTYTVEVNPSGERGDNRSDNFLVPPGTTPPAECDPATEQCTTTPIGGYTVSKTASVETVAPGGVVTYSVTVTNTGSVAYTDDSPATFSDDLSAVLDDASYNADVSAGGSVVDETLTWSGALDVGATVTVTYSVTVDDPTTGDDTLKNRVTPTGPGGECDPDATCVTETPVSSFTVVKAASADTAMPGSVLTYTITVTNTGAVAYTDAAPASFSDDLSAVLDDATYNDDASAGASLTGTTLSWSGPVGIGETVDVTYSVTVNDPITGDQNLANTVVPTTPGGSCGEGGCVTATPVASFTVAKTSSAATAMPGDTVTYTVTVTNTSAVPYTDSDPASFRDDLSAVFDDATYNDDATNGATLSGTTLAWSGPLAAGATLDITYSVTVDKPVTGDFVLRNVVTPTGPGGSCVTACETTTPIGSLRVQKSTDATAVLPGDVVEYTVTVTNTGQVDYTDGQPASFTDDLSQVLDDAAYNGDAVSTSGAGVSYDAPTLTWSGPLAVGATITVTYSVTVNDPATGDQTLENAVVTPPGIGGNCEPGSTDPACIANVPSGSFTVSKSAQPGTALPGDVVTYTVTVTNTGEIPYTTDEPASFTDDLSRVLDDAAYNDDVSAGGAIDGTTLTWSGPLAVGEVRQVTYSVTVDDPVAGDFTLRNVVAPSSPGGGCVEGKCITVTPIASYTVAKQANVDDVVLGGTVDYSITVTNTGQVAYTDDQKASFADDLSEVLDDATYNGDATGGAIIDGDTLSWSGPLAVGESVTITYTVTVNAPATGDGHLRNAVVPDGPGGGCATGDGCITDTPVASFHVRKTTSTAVAVVGDTVTFTIAVTNTGQVAYTKERPATFTDDLSSTLKIATFNDDATGSAVYTRPVLSWAGALAPGDTATITYSVTIRQVGEILNVVVTPDGSGANCIPGSSDPDCRTQTTVVPPGLATTGMTLWVALPLTGLVLLLVGYGLIRRRTRGRDDAEATEPA; encoded by the coding sequence ATGGGCGCCTCGGGCCTCCTCGTCGGAGGGATGCTCGTCGCCGGAGGGGTTCTGAGCGCACCGCCCGCCGTGGCCGCGGTGAACGATCCGATCTCCTGCGGTCAGGTGTACGCGCTCGACCAGAGCCCCGACGCCAATGGCGAACACAGCATCTACAGCATGAACACCGCAACCGGGGCTCTGACGCGCAACAACACCCTGACGTACCCCGGCCTCCATAACGCTCTGGCGGTCGACGGCGACGCAGGACTGTTCTGGCTCGCCACACAGGCGGTGGGCCAGTCGACCGGCTACGTGACCAGCGTCACCGCGACGACCGGGGCGGTGACGAACTACCCCGTCACCCTCACCGGTCTTCCCGCGACCAGCGGCGGCATCGTCATGGGCGCCTTCAACGCCGCCACCGACATCTACTACTACGGCGCCGTCGCCGATTCGACGCTCTACATCTACGGTTTCAACCGCGCCACCGACACCGCGATCTCCGGGATCGTCGCCAGAGTCCCCCTGGGCGCGGGGAACAACGGTGACTTCGCCTTCGACAACGCCGGGCGTCTGTACATCGTCAGCGCGGGCCTGCTGCTCTCGGTGAACGAGACGATCCCCACGACCGGAACGGCGACCGGCGCACTGCTCACCACGACGAGCATCGCCTCGCCTCCTGCCGGGTCGCTCGGTTCGATGGCGTTCGGCGGCGACGGGCTGCTGTACCTCGCAGGCATCCCCGACGGCGGCACCGACCGGGTTCGCTACGCGGTCAACCCCAGCACCGGAGCGACGATCAACACGATGACGATGACGCCGACGACGAACACGGTCGCCGACTTCGGCTCCTGCGCGTCTCCGAACGTGATCCGCGTGGTCAAGGACCTCCCCGGCGGCCGTGTGGTCGCCGGCGACCAGTTCACCGTCTCGGTCACCGGTGGGGCGATCTCGCAGGGCAACACCGGCACGACTCAGGGGTCGGACTCGGGCGTCCAGGGCACTCCTGCCGAGGTCGCGGGTCCCGTGATCGGCACAGCCGGTCAGACCTACACGATCTCGGAGGCGGGCGTCGGCGGCACGATACTCAGCAACTACAGCAGCACCTGGACGTGTGTGGACTCCGTCAGCGGAAGACGACTCGGGCAAGGGAGCGGCCCGTCGGGCACGTTCGTCATGCCGAACAACGGCTTCGCAGGCTCCGACGTGCTCTGCACGTTCTCCAACGCGGCGACCCCGCCCGATCTGGCGATCACGAAGACCTCCGACGTGTCGGCAGATGCTCGACCGGGCGATGTCGTCACCTACACGGTGACGGCGACGAACACCGGCACGGGCGCCTACACCGACGCGAACCCCGCTGTGGTGTTCGACGACCTGTCGAACGTCATCGACGACGGCGCCTACGGCAACGATGCGGCGGCCAGCCGTCCGGGCACCCTGAACTACAGCAGCCCGCTGCTGTCGTGGCGCGGTGCCCTGGGCGTCGGTGAATCGGTGTCCCTGACCTACAGCGTGAAACTGGGCGCCTCCGGCAACGGCACGGTGCGCAACGTCGCCTGGCAGCCGAACGATCCGAACACCCCGGTCACGCCGGCGTGCGATCCCGCAGATGCTGCAGGCAACGACCCCGTCACCGGCGAGGCGTGTGCCGCGGTGACCGTGCTGCTTCCGCGCCTGACCATCGAGAAGTCAGCGGACCGCACCGAGCTGCCCGCTGTCGGCGAGACGGTGACGTACACCCTCACCGTCCGCAACCCCGGCCCCGGTGCGTACACGACCGCCGCGCCGGCGACCGCCACCGACGATCTCTCCAACGTGCTCGATGCCGCGGACTACAACGACGACGCCGCAGCGTCGACCGGCGCGGTCACGGTGACGAACAGCACACTGTCGTGGTCGGGAGCACTGGCGGCGGGCGCCGAAGCCACCATCACGTACTCCGTGACGTACACCGGCACGGGAGACATGAACCTCCGCAACCTGGCGTGCGTCCCCGTCGAGGACGTCGCTCCCGGTACACCCGCGTGCGACTTCGTGCAGATCCCCGGATCCGGACTCACCCAGTGGAAGCAGGTGCAGGCATCGGCGACGCCGACCGTCGCCGGCACGGTGCTCACCTACACCCTCTTCTTCAAGAACGACGGCACGGCCGCGGCGACGGTCGACGCCACGGATCACCTGATCCACGTGCTCGACGACGCGGACATCGCGAGCGAGCCGACCTCAGCGAATCTGACGGCCGTGCGCACCGACGACGAGATCGCCATCACCGGCAGCGTCGCCCCCGGCGCGACGTACACCGTGACCTACCAGGTCGTCGTCCGCGCCGACGGGCAGCGCGGAGACAGCGTGTCGACGAACTTCCTGCTGCCGACCGGCGAGTCCCCGCCGACGGACCCGGAGTGCGACCCGGCGGACCCCCAGCTCCCGAACTGCACCAGCACGCCGATCACCGGCATCAGCTACACGAAGAGCGTCGCCGCATCGGCGAGCCCTGTGCAGTCGGGAACGGAGCTCACGTACACCATCACGATCACGAACACCGGAGCGACGACGGCAGCGGTGAACCGGGACGACGATCTCAGCGACGTGCTGGATGACGCGACCCTGGTGGGGACCCCCGAATCGGACACCGACTCGGTCACGCTCGACGGACCCACCGACGGCATCCTCGAGCTGCGCGGCACCCTGCCCGCGGGCGAAACCGCAGAAGTCACCTACACGGTCGAGGTCAACCCGTCGGGTGAGCGTGGCGACAACCGGTCGGACAACTTCCTCGTGCCGCCGGGAACGACCCCGCCGGCGGAGTGCGACCCCGCGACCGAGCAGTGCACGACGACACCGATCGGCGGATACACCGTGTCGAAGACGGCGAGCGTCGAGACCGTCGCACCCGGCGGGGTGGTGACCTATTCGGTCACCGTCACCAACACCGGCTCGGTGGCCTACACGGACGACTCACCTGCCACCTTCTCGGATGATCTCTCGGCGGTTCTCGACGATGCGTCGTACAACGCAGACGTCTCGGCCGGAGGATCGGTCGTCGACGAGACGCTGACATGGTCCGGTGCGCTCGACGTGGGCGCCACGGTCACGGTGACCTATTCGGTCACGGTCGACGACCCGACGACGGGTGACGACACCCTGAAGAACCGGGTGACGCCGACTGGCCCCGGAGGCGAGTGCGACCCCGACGCCACGTGCGTCACCGAGACTCCGGTGTCCTCGTTCACCGTCGTGAAGGCCGCATCTGCCGACACGGCGATGCCCGGGTCGGTGCTCACGTACACGATCACCGTGACGAACACCGGAGCGGTGGCCTACACGGACGCGGCGCCGGCCTCGTTCTCCGACGATCTGTCCGCGGTCCTCGATGACGCGACGTACAACGACGATGCCTCCGCAGGCGCATCCCTCACCGGAACGACCCTGTCGTGGTCGGGCCCCGTCGGCATCGGCGAAACGGTCGACGTGACCTATTCGGTCACCGTGAACGACCCCATCACCGGCGACCAGAACCTCGCCAACACCGTCGTTCCCACCACTCCTGGCGGGTCCTGCGGAGAGGGCGGATGCGTCACCGCCACGCCGGTCGCATCGTTCACCGTCGCGAAGACGTCGAGCGCTGCCACGGCGATGCCCGGTGACACCGTCACGTACACCGTCACCGTGACCAACACGAGCGCGGTGCCCTACACGGACAGCGATCCGGCGTCGTTCCGCGACGACCTCTCCGCCGTGTTCGACGATGCGACGTACAACGATGACGCGACGAACGGCGCCACCCTGTCGGGCACGACGCTCGCGTGGTCCGGCCCGCTCGCTGCGGGGGCGACCCTCGACATCACCTACTCGGTCACGGTCGACAAGCCGGTGACGGGCGACTTCGTGCTCCGCAACGTCGTCACGCCGACCGGGCCAGGAGGCTCGTGCGTGACCGCCTGCGAGACGACGACGCCGATCGGCTCCCTCCGTGTGCAGAAGTCGACCGATGCCACCGCCGTCCTGCCCGGCGACGTGGTCGAATACACCGTCACCGTCACCAACACCGGACAGGTGGACTACACCGACGGGCAGCCGGCATCGTTCACCGACGATCTGTCGCAGGTGCTCGACGACGCCGCCTACAACGGCGACGCGGTGAGCACCAGCGGGGCCGGCGTCTCGTACGACGCGCCCACCCTCACCTGGTCCGGTCCCCTCGCCGTCGGAGCCACGATCACCGTGACGTACTCGGTCACCGTGAACGACCCGGCGACCGGCGACCAGACGCTCGAGAACGCCGTCGTCACGCCGCCCGGCATCGGCGGCAACTGCGAGCCGGGGTCCACGGACCCCGCGTGCATCGCGAACGTACCCTCGGGATCGTTCACGGTCTCGAAGTCCGCTCAGCCCGGAACGGCTCTGCCGGGCGACGTGGTGACGTACACCGTCACCGTCACGAACACGGGCGAGATCCCGTACACGACAGACGAGCCGGCGTCCTTCACAGACGACCTCTCCCGGGTGCTGGATGACGCCGCGTACAACGACGACGTCTCGGCGGGCGGCGCGATCGACGGAACGACACTCACGTGGTCGGGACCGCTGGCGGTCGGCGAGGTGCGACAGGTGACGTACTCCGTCACGGTCGACGACCCGGTGGCCGGGGACTTCACCCTTCGCAACGTGGTCGCCCCCTCCTCCCCCGGCGGAGGATGCGTCGAAGGAAAGTGCATCACCGTCACCCCCATCGCGTCCTACACGGTCGCCAAGCAGGCGAACGTGGACGATGTGGTGCTCGGAGGCACGGTCGACTACTCGATCACGGTGACCAACACCGGTCAGGTCGCCTACACCGACGACCAGAAGGCATCCTTCGCGGATGACCTGAGCGAGGTCCTCGACGATGCGACCTACAACGGAGACGCCACCGGCGGCGCGATCATCGACGGCGACACGCTGAGCTGGAGCGGTCCGTTGGCCGTCGGAGAGTCGGTGACGATCACCTACACGGTCACCGTCAATGCACCGGCGACCGGCGACGGGCACCTCCGCAACGCAGTGGTCCCCGACGGTCCGGGCGGCGGATGCGCGACCGGCGACGGGTGCATCACCGACACACCGGTGGCGTCGTTCCACGTGCGCAAGACGACGTCGACAGCGGTCGCCGTCGTCGGAGACACCGTCACGTTCACGATCGCCGTGACCAACACCGGACAGGTGGCGTACACGAAGGAGCGTCCGGCGACGTTCACGGACGATCTGAGCTCGACGCTGAAGATCGCGACGTTCAACGACGACGCGACCGGGTCCGCCGTCTACACGCGGCCGGTTCTCTCGTGGGCGGGCGCGCTGGCTCCGGGCGACACGGCGACGATCACCTACTCGGTCACGATCCGACAGGTGGGCGAGATCCTCAACGTCGTCGTCACTCCCGACGGATCCGGTGCGAACTGCATCCCCGGGTCGAGCGATCCCGACTGCCGCACCCAGACGACCGTCGTCCCTCCGGGGCTGGCGACCACCGGCATGACGCTCTGGGTGGCCCTGCCTCTCACGGGTCTGGTGCTGCTCCTCGTCGGATACGGTCTGATCCGTCGGCGCACCCGCGGGCGCGACGACGCGGAAGCCACTGAACCGGCATGA
- a CDS encoding DoxX family protein, producing MSKKNVARTVGRIFLGSFLVFAGVSHLTFARDEFQAQVPDWVPLDPDVTVLASGVVEVGLGAALLVARKRRGLVGVATALFFLAVFPGNIAQWLEHRDAFGLDTDTKRFVRLFFQPVLIALALWSTRRPRARGGDRSAP from the coding sequence ATGTCGAAGAAGAATGTCGCACGCACGGTCGGTCGGATCTTCCTCGGTTCCTTCCTCGTCTTCGCCGGCGTCTCGCATCTGACGTTCGCGCGGGACGAGTTCCAGGCGCAGGTGCCGGACTGGGTGCCGCTGGATCCCGACGTGACCGTTCTCGCGTCCGGCGTCGTCGAGGTCGGACTCGGCGCGGCTCTGCTCGTCGCGCGCAAGCGCCGCGGGCTGGTCGGCGTGGCCACGGCCCTGTTCTTCCTCGCCGTCTTCCCCGGCAACATCGCCCAGTGGCTGGAGCACCGCGATGCCTTCGGGCTCGACACCGACACCAAGCGCTTCGTGCGCCTGTTCTTCCAGCCGGTGCTGATCGCCCTGGCCCTGTGGTCGACGCGTCGCCCGCGCGCCCGGGGCGGCGATCGATCCGCTCCCTGA